The sequence ACAATGAACTTATTCGAAGTGCCGAAGCTGCGGTTGAATCTGCAAGGGCGCAGGTTCGCATCGCCGAGCAGGCGATCGCCGATACAGTGATCCGTGCACCTTTCTCCGGGTTCGTCAGCGAACGTCCCGTTGCGGTCGGCGAGTTCGTTTCGACAGCTACCGTCGTTGCAACGCTTCTCAGAACAAACCCGATAAATATAGAGATACAGGTCGCTGAGGCTGATGTTCCGTTCGTCAGCATGGGCAGAGGCGTTTCGCTCGAGGTCGAGGCATACAGCGACCGCAGATTCTCCGGGGTCGTTACGGCGATCAATCCGGCGGTTGATGCGGCCTCACGTTCGGCGATCGTGGAAGCTTCGATCGAGAACGGCGACAATGCACTCAGGCAGGGAATGTTTGCGACGGCTAGAATCAATAAGGAAGGTGGTTCGGTCGGTGTTTTTGTTCCCAAGTCGGCGGTTTATAACCACCTTCCGACCGCTTCGCGTCGCGTTTTCGTGATCCAGGACGGCTTGGCCCGGCTGCGAACAGTACAAACCGGGCCCGAAGAAGGCGATAGTGTTCAGATCCTGATCGGCATCGAAGCAGATGAGATCATCGCGACTAGCAATCTTGACCAACTTTATGAAGGAGCGAGGGTCGCGATATAGACACAAGGGGTTTGATTTATGCAATGGTTAGCTGAGATCTGTGTACATCGTCCGGTGTTCGCTACCGTGATCGTGCTCTTCATCACGGTTGTCGGCGGCTTTAGCTTTTTTACGCTTGGCGTTGACCGGTTTCCGAAGATCGACCTGCCGACGATCTCCGTCTCAACAGGCAATCCCGGTGCTGCCCCGGAGGAGATCGAAGCTGAGGTCACGGACATTGTCGAGGCAGCTCTTAACACGGTCCCGGGTGTTGAGGAAATGCGGTCAAGTTCGTCGCGTGGCCGCTCGAACGTAACACTCACCTTTAACCTCGAAAAAGATCCGGACGTTGCGTTCCAGGAAGTGCAACAGAAGCTTAGTGGCATTGCAAATCGCCTGCCGGACACCGCCGATCCGCCAGAGGTTCAGAAGTCGGACCCGGACTCGCAGCCGGTCATTCAGTACGTGATCTCAGCTCCACGCGACGTTATCGAGCTTTCAACCCAGGTCGAGGAGTTGATCCAGAAGCGGATCGAGTCGGCGGATGGAGTCGGCGAGGTCTTCATGTACGGCCAGCGTCGGCGGCAGGTCCGTATCAGCATCAACCCCGAACGCCTCCGGGCCTACAACATTTCGGTCACTGAAGTTGTAAATGCCGTTCGTGCGCAGAACCAGGAACTTCCTGGCGGTGATCTTGTCGAAGGGCCGCGAACGCTCGGTGTCCGCACCTTAAGTAAGCTGACCGAGGTCGCTCAGTTCAACAATATCGTCATCACGACCCGCAACGGCTTTCCGATCAAGGTCTCAGACATCGGCCGCGCCGAGGAGAGCGGGGTCGAGCCGACAACATCAGCCTCATTGGATGGCGTTCAGTCGGTTTCGGTCGGTGTGCGAAAGCAGGCCGGTGCGAATACCATCGCGGTCATCAGGAACGTGAAGGACCGAATGGCACAGATCATTCCGAACCTTCCCGATGATATGAATGTCGTGATCATTCGTGACCAATCGGAGTTCATTGAAAATTCGCTCCACGCCATTGAGGAGCATCTGATCCTAGGCGGGCTCTTTGCCGCGATCATCGTTTTCTTTTTCCTTTGGAATTTCCGCTCAACATTTATCGCAGCACTCGCGATCCCGATCTCTATCATTGGTGCCTTTGCGGCGATCTCGGCATTTGGTTACTCGCTGAATCAGATGACGATGCTGGCCCTGACGCTGATGGTCGGCATTGTGATCGACGACGCGATCATCGTTCTTGAAAACATTTACAGGTTCGTTGAAGAAAAGGGAATGACGCCGGTCCAAGCGGCGATCGAGGGCACAAAAGACATCGGCCTTGCAGTTCTCGCGACGACGCTTTCGCTACTGGCGGTCTTTATTCCGGTCGGTTTCATGACAGGGATCGTCGGCCGGTTTATGTCGTCCTTCGGCTTGACGTCCGCGGCGGCGATCGCGATCTCGTTGGTCGTTTCGTTTACGCTGACGCCGATGCTTGCCTCTCGCTGGATCAAGCGGCCGGAGCGAAAGGAAGCCGAAAATGACGGCAGCGGCGAAAAGAGCGGCGGCCACGGGCACGACTCAAAGTCAGGCAAGTTCTGGCAAAAGATCGACGGCGGCTATACCTTCATGCTCAAGCTCGCGATGGCGCATCGCTGGGCGATCGTGTTGATCTGCATTTTGACGGTGGCATCTATCTTCCCGCTGTACAAATACGTCGGCATGGCGTTTTTGCCCGATGAGGACGAATCGCTTTATCAGGTCAATCTTCGCGGCCCGCAGGGCACATCGCTCTCGGCAACGCAAAGCATCCTGGACCGCATCGCCCGCGACATCCGGGCCGAGGTTCCGGGTGTGAAATCTACACTAGTATTAGCCGGATTCGGCCGGGGCCGTGGACCCAATAATGGTTTTATAAATGTTTCGCTTGTGCCGGTAAGCGAACGCGATCTTTCGCAGTCTGAACTGATCAACAAGACCCGTCAGATCGCCCGAAAATATTCCAATAAGGACTACCAGATAAGTGTCTCCGCGTCGTCCTCGATCGCGGGCAGTATTGGGCTCGGCCGCGGCGGCAGCGGCGTTGGGTATTTTATTGCAGGGCCTGATATGGCTCGGCTTAACGACTACGCCAACATACTGGTCGAGAAAATGAAGGCCGACCCGGCCTTCCGCGACCCAGATTCCTCGGTCGAGGTCGGAACGCCGGAGATCCGGGTTGCGATCGATCGGACAAAGGCAGCCGACCTTGGCGTAAGAGCCGGTGACGTGGCTCAGGCACTTAACACTCTTGCGGCCGGACAGATCGTTTCGTCGTACAGCGAGGGATCGAATCAATATGATGTAGTGGTTCGGGCCGATGAGCCATTTCGGCGAGACCGCAGCAATTTCAATCTCTTTACAGTGGCATCGACCAACGGCGGAACGGTTGGCCTCGACCGCGTCGTACGGCTCGAAGAAGGCCTCGGGCCTTCAACCATCAACCGGCTGAACCGTTTGCGGCAGGTTTCGGTAAGCGCCGGGCTTCCGCCAAACACCTCTGAATCAGATGCACTCGCCAAGCTCGAAACGTATGTTAAGGAACTAAATCTTCCGGCGGAATATGTTTCCGGAGTGACGGGACAATCGAAGGAACTGCAAAAGGCATATGAGAGCTTTATGCTGGCGTTCCTTCTTTCCTTCGTCTTTATGTATCTGGTGCTTGCTGCTCAGTTCGAATCGTTCATTCACCCGATCACTATTTTGCTGACTCTTCCGCTGGCGGTGCCTTTCGCTCTGCTCTCGACAGCACTTGCCGGGCAAACGCTGAACATCTTTTCTGCACTCGGCATCTTGCTCTTGTTCGGAATCGTGAAAAAGAACGCCATTCTGCAGATCGACCACACCAACTCGCTTCGGGCTAAGGGTATGAATCGCTACGATGCGATCATTCAGGCGAACCGCGACCGATTGCGGCCGATCCTGATGACAACGCTCGCTCTAGTAGCGGGAATGATCCCGCTTACGCTCGGAACTGGAGCCGGTGCGGCGACCAACCGTTCGATCGGCATTCTGGTTGTCGGCGGCCAATCGCTCTGTTTGCTGCTTACTCTTCTTGCGGTTCCCGTGTTCTATTCGCTATTTGACGATGCCGGCGAAAACAAATTTTTCCGAACTATCGGCGACGGGCTTGGCCGAATGAAGGACGCGGTCACCAAGCCATTCTCGGCAGCATTCTCGAGCAAGTTCAGCAAGACCAAAGAAGAATCAGGTGCGGTTGATCTCGACAGCGACGACCTAGTGGAGGGCGGTAGACGAGCTTAGTCCAATGAGTATTACAGCGCCCCTTACATGTCCTATCGCGCGCTTTGGAGCGTGGCCGGCGGCAATCATGCTGGCGGCCCTTTCTGCCGTGCAGGTTGTGGCCGGGCAGGACGCTCCACCTCCGCTTCCATCGCCGACACCTATCCCGATCGAGCGCACAACGCCCGCGGATCTTCCGGATGAACCGCCTCCGGTCGCACCCGATTTCAAGGCTCCGTCGCGTCCGCTTCCCACGACGGACCGAATTGGCGTGGACGTTGGCAACCAGGTGCCGCTGACGCTTGATAACGCTATCCGCTTGGCGCTCGAGAACAACAATGCGATAGCTATTTCACGGAATGACGTTGAGATCGCTGAGTTTAACCTGCGAAGGGTTGAAGGCGTTTATGACCCCCTGATATTCTCGGATGCCTTTTATGAAAGATCGACCACGCCGACTGCCTCGGCCATCGGCGGTGCGGTCAATGGAGCCGTGACACAGACGCGACTATTCGGCTCGGGCGGAGTGCAGGGGTTTACGAGGAAGTTCGGCGGCTCCTACGTTGCCCGGTTCGATTCGACACGTTCGACTACGAGCAATACCAACGCATTTCTCAACCCAAACTATCCTTCGCTGCTTACGGTTCAATACACGCAACCGCTGCTTCGAAATCGGGCAACCGACAGCAACCGCCGGCAGATCGAGATCGCGAAAAAGAACCTGAGCCTGACCGATTCGCAGTTTCGTGCACAGGCGATCGAGGTCATCTCGCAGGTCGAGCAGGCGTATTGGAATTTGGCATTTGGGTTAAGGAACCTGCAGGTCCAGATCGATGCTGTAAAGCAGGCTCGGGCACAGCTTGAAAGCAATGAGCGGCTGGTTTCACGCGGGGTGCTCGCCCCGATCGAGGTTGTCGCGGCAACGGCCCAGGTAACATCGCTTGAGCAGAACGTATTCGCGGCGCAAGAGGATGTCACCAGAAATGAGAACATTCTGAAGACCCTGATCGCCCCCGAACGCGATGCTTCGGTCTGGGCTCAGGCTCTGACACCGGTTTCGCCAGTGAGCTTTGAGGCTCCGAGGATCGGGCTCGAGGTGGCGATAGCTGAAGCCTTGAAGAACCGTCCCGAGATCGCTCAGCTCGAAACCAGCGTCGAGATCAACAAGATCGACAAGGCCTTTTTCGAAAACCAAACGAAGCCGCAGATCGACCTCGTAGGTTCGTACTCGTCACAAGGCCTTTCGGGAGCCGAGACAGAGCGGGCTATCGATCCGACGACAGGTATCAGCCGCGTTCCGCCAAACCTGGTCGGCGGCTATCTTACATCGCTCGGTAGTTTAATATCTCAGGACTACCCGACCTTTCGCGTCGGTGTCACGATAACGCTTCCGTGGGGAAATACTGCGGCGAAGGCCGATCTCGGCCGCACACTGGTTGAGGAACGCCGCATCGGGAACCTGCGGGCACAGGCCGAGCAGGCAATAGAGGCCGAGGTTCGTAACGCCCTGCAAGCTCTTCGTTCCGCCGAGGCACGGGTTGCTTCGGCATTGGCGAATCGTTCCGCCGCCGAGCAGCTCTATGAAAGCGAACGGCGGCAGTTCCAGTCCGGGACGACCACATTTTATCGTGTCCTTGAACGGCAGAATGACTTGATCGCTTCGCAAGGCCGCGAGCTGCAGGCGCAGACGGACCTCAACCGGGCGATCTCCGAGTTTCAACGGGCGACCGGTACAACGCTCTCAGCAAATAATGTCTCGGTTACTGACGGCCGCAACCTCTTATTCCGAAGTCGCGACCGCGAATTCACATTCAACGCACGGCCGCTTCTCCCTGTGAGTTCGGCGCCGAAAGATTAAGCCCTTTTATCAGATCTTATAACCACCGCGAGTCAATGCAGTCTCGAAGCCGACCTTATCGACGGCCTTTATATAAGCGTCTCGCGGCTCGACGATCCCTTTCTGGACGAGTGCGAACAAGGCATCATTTAGAACAACCATCCCGTGGTTCTTGCCGGTCTGCATGGCCGATGGTATCTGGAATGTCTTCCCCTCGCGTATTAGGTTGCTGATCGCGGGCGTGACTATTAGTACCTCGAGTGCTGCGACGCGTCCGCCGCCTTTCTTCGGCAAGAGCGTCTGGGCGATAACGCCCTTGAGCGATTCGGAAAGCATTACGCGGATCTGCTGCTGACGGTCGGCGGGAAACTGGTCAATGATGCGGTCAATGGTCGAGGACGCGGTCGTCGTGTGGAGCGTTCCGAAGACGAGGTGGCCCGTTTCGGCGGTCTCGATGGCGATAGAGATCGTCTCAAGATCTCGCATTTCGCCGACGAGCACGATGTCCGGGTCTTCGCGGAGAGCGGCACGGAGAGCGTCCTTAAATGAACTCGTGTGGTTGTGGACCTCACGCTGGTTGATCAGGCACTTTTGGTTTTCGTGAACAAATTCGATCGGGTCCTCGATGGTGATTATATGGTCATCACGGTTCTTGTTTATCGAGTCGATCATCGCGCAGAGCGTGGTCGATTTACCCGAACCGGTCGGGCCGGTAACGACGACAAGGCCTTTCGAGAGATTGCAAAGATCCATTATTGCCTTTGAGAGGCCAAGGTCCTCGGCCGTCAGGATCTTTGAAGGTATAACGCGGAACACGCCGCCCGAGCCCTTTCGGTCGCGGAATACGTTGCAGCGAAAGCGGGCGAGCCCGGCGATCTCATAGGCAAAGTCGGTATCGTTTCGCCGGCCAAATTCCTCGCGGTTCTTCTCCGGCATTATCGACGTAAGAAGCTCGGAGATCGTTTCAGGCGTTAGCGTGCCTTCATCAGATTCAAGCGGCTGTATCCGTCCGTCCTTGCGGATCATCGGCACCGCCTCTGCCGAAAGGTGAAGGTCGGAAGCACCAGATTCCGCCATCTTGCGGAACATCGCTTCCATTCGGTCAACCATCACAAGATTCACCTTGCGGCGGTCGGTCTGGCGACGGTCAACGAGCGGAGCGGCCTCCACCATAACAGGGGCGGCTTCGATCTCCGGCTCCGGGACATATTCGCGGGGCGGTGGGATGAATCCCGAAGGATCCTCATAGAGCGGCGGGATGAATCCCGAAGGATCCTCATAGAGCGGCGGAAGTGATTCGGACGCCGCGT comes from Acidobacteriota bacterium and encodes:
- a CDS encoding efflux RND transporter periplasmic adaptor subunit: MSLFAASCSSSQSAATQETGPAQETTAIPITTGKSESRPVPAFIQATGSLVADEKSNIAPKVAGKVADIAVNVGQFVSQGAVIARIDDRDARLDLASAQASVKQAEAAVRQAEARLGLGPNGRFNASAIPEVRAANANYEQLVAELRQAEANEKRYRELVETGDVAMVSYEQFRLARDTARARVNSAQEQLNAQINNARQNNELIRSAEAAVESARAQVRIAEQAIADTVIRAPFSGFVSERPVAVGEFVSTATVVATLLRTNPINIEIQVAEADVPFVSMGRGVSLEVEAYSDRRFSGVVTAINPAVDAASRSAIVEASIENGDNALRQGMFATARINKEGGSVGVFVPKSAVYNHLPTASRRVFVIQDGLARLRTVQTGPEEGDSVQILIGIEADEIIATSNLDQLYEGARVAI
- a CDS encoding efflux RND transporter permease subunit, whose translation is MQWLAEICVHRPVFATVIVLFITVVGGFSFFTLGVDRFPKIDLPTISVSTGNPGAAPEEIEAEVTDIVEAALNTVPGVEEMRSSSSRGRSNVTLTFNLEKDPDVAFQEVQQKLSGIANRLPDTADPPEVQKSDPDSQPVIQYVISAPRDVIELSTQVEELIQKRIESADGVGEVFMYGQRRRQVRISINPERLRAYNISVTEVVNAVRAQNQELPGGDLVEGPRTLGVRTLSKLTEVAQFNNIVITTRNGFPIKVSDIGRAEESGVEPTTSASLDGVQSVSVGVRKQAGANTIAVIRNVKDRMAQIIPNLPDDMNVVIIRDQSEFIENSLHAIEEHLILGGLFAAIIVFFFLWNFRSTFIAALAIPISIIGAFAAISAFGYSLNQMTMLALTLMVGIVIDDAIIVLENIYRFVEEKGMTPVQAAIEGTKDIGLAVLATTLSLLAVFIPVGFMTGIVGRFMSSFGLTSAAAIAISLVVSFTLTPMLASRWIKRPERKEAENDGSGEKSGGHGHDSKSGKFWQKIDGGYTFMLKLAMAHRWAIVLICILTVASIFPLYKYVGMAFLPDEDESLYQVNLRGPQGTSLSATQSILDRIARDIRAEVPGVKSTLVLAGFGRGRGPNNGFINVSLVPVSERDLSQSELINKTRQIARKYSNKDYQISVSASSSIAGSIGLGRGGSGVGYFIAGPDMARLNDYANILVEKMKADPAFRDPDSSVEVGTPEIRVAIDRTKAADLGVRAGDVAQALNTLAAGQIVSSYSEGSNQYDVVVRADEPFRRDRSNFNLFTVASTNGGTVGLDRVVRLEEGLGPSTINRLNRLRQVSVSAGLPPNTSESDALAKLETYVKELNLPAEYVSGVTGQSKELQKAYESFMLAFLLSFVFMYLVLAAQFESFIHPITILLTLPLAVPFALLSTALAGQTLNIFSALGILLLFGIVKKNAILQIDHTNSLRAKGMNRYDAIIQANRDRLRPILMTTLALVAGMIPLTLGTGAGAATNRSIGILVVGGQSLCLLLTLLAVPVFYSLFDDAGENKFFRTIGDGLGRMKDAVTKPFSAAFSSKFSKTKEESGAVDLDSDDLVEGGRRA
- a CDS encoding TolC family protein, with product MLAALSAVQVVAGQDAPPPLPSPTPIPIERTTPADLPDEPPPVAPDFKAPSRPLPTTDRIGVDVGNQVPLTLDNAIRLALENNNAIAISRNDVEIAEFNLRRVEGVYDPLIFSDAFYERSTTPTASAIGGAVNGAVTQTRLFGSGGVQGFTRKFGGSYVARFDSTRSTTSNTNAFLNPNYPSLLTVQYTQPLLRNRATDSNRRQIEIAKKNLSLTDSQFRAQAIEVISQVEQAYWNLAFGLRNLQVQIDAVKQARAQLESNERLVSRGVLAPIEVVAATAQVTSLEQNVFAAQEDVTRNENILKTLIAPERDASVWAQALTPVSPVSFEAPRIGLEVAIAEALKNRPEIAQLETSVEINKIDKAFFENQTKPQIDLVGSYSSQGLSGAETERAIDPTTGISRVPPNLVGGYLTSLGSLISQDYPTFRVGVTITLPWGNTAAKADLGRTLVEERRIGNLRAQAEQAIEAEVRNALQALRSAEARVASALANRSAAEQLYESERRQFQSGTTTFYRVLERQNDLIASQGRELQAQTDLNRAISEFQRATGTTLSANNVSVTDGRNLLFRSRDREFTFNARPLLPVSSAPKD
- a CDS encoding type IV pilus twitching motility protein PilT, yielding MEAMFRKMAESGASDLHLSAEAVPMIRKDGRIQPLESDEGTLTPETISELLTSIMPEKNREEFGRRNDTDFAYEIAGLARFRCNVFRDRKGSGGVFRVIPSKILTAEDLGLSKAIMDLCNLSKGLVVVTGPTGSGKSTTLCAMIDSINKNRDDHIITIEDPIEFVHENQKCLINQREVHNHTSSFKDALRAALREDPDIVLVGEMRDLETISIAIETAETGHLVFGTLHTTTASSTIDRIIDQFPADRQQQIRVMLSESLKGVIAQTLLPKKGGGRVAALEVLIVTPAISNLIREGKTFQIPSAMQTGKNHGMVVLNDALFALVQKGIVEPRDAYIKAVDKVGFETALTRGGYKI